The Desulfobulbaceae bacterium genomic sequence CCCTTTTGAAAATTCTCGATAGCATTCATGTGCCAGCCAGAAAAACTGTTGTTTCAGCCATGATTGATGAATTTAAGATACTGATCGAAGAGTATAAAATATCTGTGTTTGCACCAGAAATGAAAACGATATGTAAGGTTTCAGAAAAAAGATTAGTCAAGAAAATTCAAGAGATTCACGAACAGCTTTAGGAGCCGTCAAAAAAACAACATCGGAGTCTGCGCTTATCTCGGGGATGACGATCGCAACTTCCCGTAAATCCGTCATTCCGGTATGCTTTTAACCGGAGTCCACGAGTATTGATAGCCTGAGCGCTTGCCTTTTTGCAAATCACGATTTTGCAAGCGCACCTTGAAGATGGTCAGATTAACGCCCGGCACCTGGTCGCAGGGAGCTCGCCAGCCAGAAGGAGATCGATTAGAGGTTGTATATCGGAACGGATTGAACGGTATTTTTTGGCGAGTGCGCGCAGATTGCGTTTGAACTCGAGAGTGAACGATACCTTGATCGGTTCAGTGGGCATCGATCCCTTCCCACAGGCGCGACACCGGCAGGGTATCGCCTTTGAGGGCCTCCCGCATTCCCTGCTTGAAACTTTCTTCAGCCGGTTTCAGCAGGATGCCATGTCGAAATCCACGTACGATTTCGAGAAGGGCCGGCAAATATTCCTCAGGCAAGGTTTCGATCTCCTGATACAGTTCTTTAGAAAGGACAGATGTGGCACGGGGCATGGTTCACCTCATGTATATGGTATTATTCCAAATGTTAAGCGAGTATAGCATTGTTTGCGGGTCAGGAGCACCGAATTTGTCAAATCGAGCTGCCACAATCGAAAATTGGGACTGGACGGAAATGGGGACGAAATTATTTTTCCCTAATAAATCAGCAAATAGATCAGGGTCTACACATTTGACAAAGATATAGATTTTAAATGGTTCAGGTTGTCAGGTGTGTAGACCCGACCCCATATTTTTCCTTAGGTGAACATTGACAATCTGTATCTTGAGGGATACATTACTGGTATGAAATACGAACTCCGGAGCACAAACATCTACAACAAATGGTTTGCCAAGCTGAAAGACGTTTCAATAAAGGTAAAAGTTTTGGCCCGTCTCAATCGGATTGAAAACGGGAACTTTGGAGATTTCAAGAAAATTGGCCCCGACCTGTTTGAACTGCGTTTCTTCTTTGGCTCTGGTCTACGGATTTACTACACCATTCAAGATGGCAGGGTAGTATTTCTGTTGGCAGGCGGTGATAAATCTACCCAGGCCAAAGATATAGAAAAAGCCGCTCAGCTTTTATACCAAATGGAGGATTGATCTATGGCCCTTAAAACAAAACCTTTTGACATTGCCGAACACCTGAACACTCCTAAAGAGATTCGCGCTTTTCTACAAGAAGTTGCCGCGACCGGAGACGAATCGGATTTCATCCATGCACTCAATACTGCTGCACGAGCAATGGGCATGACAGAGGTAGCCCAAAAAGCCGGCGTTACTCGTGCAAGCCTTTATAAATCCCTGGCTGAGAACGGCAACCCCAAGTTCTCTACAATTAGCAAAGTAACCAAAGCTCTTGGGTGCAAATTGGCTGTTGTATAGGCGGAGAAAAAACAGGCAGAGCGTGTGCAGAATCAGGATCAGTAGATCAGGGCTTCCATGATGTAACTGGACCCCGGCTTAAAGCATGCCGGGGAGACGTGAAGATAAACAGCCTGAGCATATAATGGTAGATCTTACAAAATAGAATTAGGCTCAATGGCCTGGCTAAAACAGGGCCTTAGTTCATACAACAATTGACATATAGACCTCAAAAAGCGTAAATGCGGT encodes the following:
- a CDS encoding DUF3418 domain-containing protein; this encodes LLKILDSIHVPARKTVVSAMIDEFKILIEEYKISVFAPEMKTICKVSEKRLVKKIQEIHEQL
- a CDS encoding type II toxin-antitoxin system RelE/ParE family toxin encodes the protein MKYELRSTNIYNKWFAKLKDVSIKVKVLARLNRIENGNFGDFKKIGPDLFELRFFFGSGLRIYYTIQDGRVVFLLAGGDKSTQAKDIEKAAQLLYQMED
- a CDS encoding putative addiction module antidote protein, producing MALKTKPFDIAEHLNTPKEIRAFLQEVAATGDESDFIHALNTAARAMGMTEVAQKAGVTRASLYKSLAENGNPKFSTISKVTKALGCKLAVV